A stretch of the Arachis stenosperma cultivar V10309 chromosome 6, arast.V10309.gnm1.PFL2, whole genome shotgun sequence genome encodes the following:
- the LOC130936286 gene encoding NAC domain-containing protein 90-like has protein sequence MENMPPGYRFYPTEEELISFYLRNKLEGVREDMNRVIPVLDIYEYSPSQLPQISGEASVRDSEQWFFFIPRQESEARGGRPKRLTTTGYWKATGSPNHVFSSDNRVIGMKRTMVFYCGRAPNGTKTDWKMNEYKAIDTHHPSSSSNNRAVPMLRQEFSLCRVYKKAKCLRAFDRRPPPRRDTYPPSQNNGSSSFDHHHQHNQTVEKSSGAGSSPESSCSEDHGQCSHRTEDVENANEPFLDWEQIDWFLGSSLPEP, from the exons ATGGAAAACATGCCACCAGGTTATCGTTTCTACCCTACGGAAGAGGAGCTGATTTCATTCTATCTACGGAACAAGCTTGAAGGAGTGAGGGAGGACATGAATCGGGTTATTCCAGTTCTTGATATATATGAATATAGTCCAAGCCAACTCCCAC AAATATCGGGAGAGGCGAGTGTTAGAGACAGCGAGCAGTGGTTCTTTTTCATTCCGCGGCAAGAAAGCGAAGCGCGTGGAGGGAGGCCGAAGAGGCTCACAACAACTGGGTACTGGAAAGCCACTGGCTCCCCTAACCATGTTTTCTCTTCAGATAATCGCGTCATCGGAATGAAGAGAACCATGGTTTTCTACTGCGGTAGAGCTCCTAACGGAACTAAAACCGATTGGAAGATGAATGAGTATAAAGCCATTGACACTCATCacccttcttcttcctccaacAACAGGGCGGTTCCTATG TTAAGGCAAGAATTCAGTTTATGCCGAGTGTACAAGAAAGCAAAATGTTTGAGGGCATTTGATAGAAGACCACCTCCAAGGAGGGACACGTATCCTCCTAGCCAGAATAACGGTtcatcatcttttgatcatcatcatcaacataaTCAAACGGTGGAGAAATCTTCAGGTGCAGGTAGCTCACCGGAGAGTTCGTGCTCCGAAGACCACGGACAGTGTTCTCATCGGACGGAGGATGTGGAAAACGCTAACGAGCCATTTCTCGATTGGGAGCAAATCGATTGGTTCTTAGGATCTTCACTGCCGGAACCATGA